Below is a window of Moorella thermoacetica DNA.
ATAATGCTTGTTGACATCCTGGAGAAGATTCAGTTTTTCCGCCAGCTTTATGGCCAGGTCTTTTTCAACGTCCGGGTTCGCCCGGCGCAATTCAGCCAGGAGCGGTTGAATCTCTCTGATCATTAAATCTTCCAGGGCCCGGTTTTCTTCTTTAAAAGTATGCACCGGGTGACCGGGGATGGTTTCCGGTTGCGGCGCCCTTTCTAATGACTCTTTAAAGACCGCCGCGTGGACGTCGCAGAGGCGCTGGACCTCCTCCACCGGCAGGCCTTCGTTGATCAGGGCCTGCTCCATGAGGGAGATCTCCGCCGGGGCCACATCCTTGATCAGTTCATTAAACCTGGCCTTCACTTCCTCCACGCTCTTGCCCCGGTGCAATTCCCGGATAATTTCTTTTAAGGCTTCTTTACGGTAATCCTGGTTGTTGAGCAGTTCGGTCATGGCTACACCTCCAAGTTATTTATTTAGTATGCCCTTGCTTAAAAATAATTTTCCGTTTTCCACCACCTTTTATTTAACTACCAGATTGGCAAGCTCCGCTGCAAGCAATTACTCCCAGGCCTGGATGAGACAATTCGGCCAGAAGGGCGCCTGCTTTAAAGCCCCCGGGGTACGGGGGCAGTCCGACGTTAGCTACATTTTAACGGCCAGGGTGCGAACCAGGGCGGCCGCCGCCTCAGCCCTGGTGACCTGGTGGCCGGGCTCAAAAGTAGAACCATTACCCTTCAGGATACCCAGACCCCAGGACAGGGCGACGTAACCCAGGGAATCAGATGACAGGGAACCGGCGTCGGTATAGGGCACCCGGTAAATCCCCTCCACCCGCGCGACATGATCCAGTTGAGGAGGCGGATCCTTTTATTCTTTAGTAAACAATTCCTTTAACAGGTGTCGACTAGTATTTTTTAACTCCCCTCCCTCCTTTCCAGTTCCTCCCTGATCCTTGCCTTTATACAGACGCTTAAGGCGCGTTAAAGTTCCCGCCGCTGGCAAAAATCTCCCAGCCAGTATATATTAATCTCGAAGGCATAAATATGCCGAGTAGTTCCTTATGGCTATAATAAAAATAACCCGGGAGCTAAACCGGGTTATCCGAGTCTTATCGGGGGGAATACCTTTGTCTGTCTTTTTCTTACATGCCGTCGTATCAATCCTGGCCATCCTTAATCCCATTGGTAACCTGCCTATCTTCCTCTCCCTGGTCGAAGGGGAGGCAACGGCCGATCAAATCGCCACCGCCAGAAGGGCTACCCTGGCCGCCTTCGGCTTCCTAACACTCTTTGTCCTCCTGGGTAATAATATCCTCCTCTTCTTCGGCATCACCCTGGCTGCCTTCCGGGTTGCCGGCAGTATTATCCTGTTTAGCATCGGCTATAAAATTCTCCAGGGTCGTAACATTCACAGCCGCAGCCTGGCGCCGGATATCCATGAAGACATCATGGCCCGGGACGATGTAGCCATTACTCCCCTGGCCACTCCTATCCTTGCCGGTCCTGGTTCCATCACCACCGTCATGCTCCTGGTCGGCTCCGAGTGGCGGCTCCGGACCATCCTCCTGACCGTTGCCGCTATAGCCGTCGTCACCCTGGGCACCTACTTAATCTTCCGTTATGCCACCCTTATTACCCGTCACCTGGGACCCATGGAAATGAATATCATCAGCCGCGTCATGGGTCTCCTCCTGGCAGTGATCGCCGTCCAGATGGGCGCTTCCGGCCTGCTGGAACTCTTCCCGGGCCTGGGAAGGTGAACCTACCCCTCGCTCCTGCCCCGGTGCTGGTTTACCAGAGTAGCCCGGTACCGGGCCAGGTCATAGCGCCCCCCCAGGGGCAGTGGTTGTTCTCTGTCCTGGTCCCCGGCTACGTAAGGGACGAAGCGCCACAGGCGGGCTATTACCGGGGTCCGTTCCGGCCAGGGGGTGCGACGATACTGGTTGTAAACCTCCTGGTAGACGTCAGCCGTGCGCCGGGCGATATTTTCCCAGTCGTAAACCTCTGCTACCAGGCGACGGCCGTTGGCGCTGAGTTTCGCAACCAGAGCGTCATCCTGCAGGACCGCCAGGATGTTGTCGGCCAGGGAATTGGCGTTGCCCGGATAGGCGCGCATGCCGTCAACGCCGTGAGTGATTATCTCCGCCAGGCCGCCTGTTTCGCTGGCCACCACCGGCGTCCCGGCGGCCATGGCCTCCAGGGCGACGATACCGAAGGGCTCGTAAAGGCTGGGGAAGACAGCCACCCTGGCGGCCCGGTAGAGCTGGTTGCGGGTCCGGTCGTCAATATAGCCGGCAAAACAGACCTTGTGGCCGATTCCCAGTTCCCGGGCCCGGTTCTGGAGCTGGCCTTCCATGGGTCCCCGGCCGGCAACCACCAGTTTGGCCTCCGGGCAAGAGGAGAGGATGCGAGGCATGGCCTCCAGGAGCACCTGGACTCCCTTTTCGATCACCAGGCGGCCGACAAAGAAGAGGATTTTCTCGTTAGGCGCGGCGTAACGCCGCCGGACCTCCGGGTCGACTGTCCCGGCCCGGAACTTTTTGCTATACACTCCGTTGGGTATAATGGTAATCTTGTCAGCCGGCAGCTGGAATAACCCCTGGACCTCCTGGCGCATATGCCGGCTGCAGACAATGACCCGCCAGGCTTCGTAGGTCAGCCACCATTCGACGCTGTTAATGTAGCGCTGCATGTCGTTGTGGAGGCCGCGGTTGCGGCCCGCCTCGGTGGCGTGGATGGTGGCGATGAGGGGTAAATGATAAGCGTGCTTCAAAGCCCGGCCGGTAAAGGCCACCAGCCAATCGTGGGCGTGGATAATCTGGAAGGGGCCGTACCGGCGCATGAGGATCATGGCCTCTTCCATAAAGCGGGCATTCAGTTGCAGCACCCAGACGAGAAAATCAGGGGGATGAACGGGGTAGGCTTCCACCCGGTGGACGGTCAACCCGTTCTCCCGGCTCTCGAAAGCTTCTCCGGGTCGGCCAATAGTCAGGACGTGAACATCATGGCGGGCCGCCAGGGAGATAGCCAGATCCTCCACATGGCGGGCCAAGCCGCCGACACTCTGGGGCGGGTATTCCCAGGAAAGCATCAAGATCCGCATAACCTGCCACCTTCGTTTAGCATCTCTCTATTATTCTGGCAATGCCGGCCGGCTTTAATACTTCCAAACAAGCCTTCGGTCAAAGCCGCCAACCGGGGAACGCAGTGGCGCATAATTACTGCCCTATAGATAAAACATAGTAACAGGTTATTAATTTGGAGGTTCCAGCATGCCCGAATTACGCCAGGACCCGGTGAGCCAGCGCTGGGTAATCATTGCCACCGAAAGGGCCAAAAGGCCTTCGGACTTCAAGCCTCCGCATCAAGAAAAGAATGGCAGCACCGGCTGTCCTTTCTGCCCCGGCCATGAAAGAGAAACCCCGCCGGAGGTGCTGGCCTTCCGGGTCGCCGGCACCGCCCCCGACACCCCCGGCTGGCGGGTACGGGTTGTCCCCAATAAATTTGCCGCCCTGGCCCCCGGCGACGATGTAACCATAGAAAATAGGGGTTTATACCGGACCATGAGCGGCACCGGTGCCCACGAAGTCATAATCGAGGGTCCCGATCACAACACCTTTTTCCCCGATATGGCCCCGGATCATGCCGTCCAGGTCTTTAAGGCCTGGCGCCAGCGTTATCTGCAATTGAGCCGGGATAAGAAACTACAATATATCCAGCTCTTTAAAAACCATGGCCGCACGGCCGGAGCCTCCCTGGAACACCCCCACAGCCAGTTAATCGCCACTCCCCTGGTACCAGTTACCGTCAGCCAGGAAATGGATAGATTTAAGTCCTACTGGCAGGAACAAGAGAGCTGCCTCCTCTGCGATGTCGTAGAGGCCGAACTGGAAGCCGGGGCCAGGGTCACCGGCTTCAATAGTGAGTTCCTGGCCTTTTGTCCCTTTGCCTCCCGGTTTCCCATGGAGACCTGGATCGTACCCCGCAGGCACCAGACAGGCTTCGGCGACTGCGACGACGTGCAGCTTAAGCAACTGGGCGCCATCGTACAGGAAACCCTGGGCCGGCTGAAAAAGGCGGCTGGTGACCCGCCCTTTAACCTGGTCCTCCATACGGCCCCCCTACATCAGGACGACGTTATCTATCACTGGCATTTGGAACTATTGCCCCGGCTGGCCATCGTCGCCGGGTTTGAGTGGGGAACAGGTATCTATATCAACCCCACCCCGCCGGAAATTGCGGCCCAGTCTCTCAATGAAATTAAACTGGATCAGGAGGCACTGGCTTAAGCTAACCGTAGGGAGCAGCCGTGAACGGGCGAACTGGTAAAATTGCGCAAGGCAGAAAATTTCCCGCCTCCCACTTCCCGGCATCCCAGATAGGAGGAAGCGCGATGAACAAACCCTTGAAGATCTTGCTGGTTTCTCCCGAGGTTGCACCCCTGGCCAAAACCGGCGGCCTGGCTGATGTGGCCGGTAGCCTGCCCAAAGCCCTGGCGGCCAAGGGCCACGAGGTCAGGGTAGCCATGCCCCGTTACCGCCAGGTCAAGGAGGTTAACTACCTCACCGATCTGCCGGTAGAGATGGACGGCAGCCTGGAGACAGCCGTCATTCGCCAGGGGAAACTGCCCGGGGAAGCCGGGATCCCGGTATACCTGATCGACAACTACAAGTTTTTCTACCGTGATGGCATGTATGGTTACGGCGATGACGCCGCACGGTTCAATTTCTTCTGCAAAGCCGTGCTGTCCATGCTGCCCTGGCTGGAGTTTCAGCCGGATATCATCCATTGTAACGACTGGCAGACCGGTCCCATACCCCTGTTCCTCAAGGTAAAGCACGAGGACAACCCTTTTTACCGGGAGACGGCAACCATCTATACCATCCATAACCTGCAGTACCAGGGTACCTTTCCCCGCAACATCCTCAAGACCATGGCCCTCAGCGAGGAATTCTTTGTCCCGGAACGCCTGGAGTTTTACGGGCAGGTCAGCTATATGAAGGCCGGGATCCTGTACGCCGACCTGGTGAACACCGTCAGCAAGAAATACGCCCTGGAAATCCAGACGCCGGAGTACGGGGAGCGCCTGGACGGCCTGCTCCGTAAAAGGGCAGCCGACCTGAGGGGCATCCTGAACGGCATCGACTATGAGGAGTTCGACCCGGCCACCGACCGGCGCCTGGCAGTCAATTACGACGCCGATCACCTGGAGAAGAAAGGGGAAAACAAGGCGGCCCTGCAGCGGGAGATGGAACTGCCCGTCAGGGACGTCCCCGTCCTGGGCCTGATCTCCCGCCTGGTGAGCCAGAAGGGTCTCGACCTCCTGGCCGCTATCCTGGACCCATTGATGCAACAGGACCTGCAGTTCGTCCTCCTGGGCAGCGGCGAGGACTACTACCAGCAGCTTTTCTCCCGATATAAGGTAAAATATCGCGATAAAATGGCCGTGAAAATCGGCTTTGACCCGGTCCTGGCCCAGCATATCTACGCCGGGTGCGATATCTTCCTGATGCCATCCCGGTTCGAGCCCTGCGGCCTGGGGCAGATGATCAGCCTGCGCTATGGTGCCGTCCCGGTGGTCAGGGCAACTGGCGGCCTGGAGGATACCATCAAAGACTTGCACCAGTATCCGGGAGTGGGTAACGGCTTTACCTTCCGTGATTACCAGCCCCAGGCCCTCCTGGATACCATCAACCGCGCCCTGCACGTCTACCGCCACGAACCCGGAGAATGGCGTAAACTGATGCGGCGGGGCATGGCCGCCGATTTCTCCTGGAGCGCTTCGGCCGGTCACTACGAGGAAATGTACCGCGAGGCCCTGGAGAAGAGGCGGGCCGCCATGTTTAAGGTAGGGTAAAATCCAAAAACCCCGGGATATCAGGACCCCGGGAAAGCTAATAATTAACCCCTTGCACTTCCGGCAAGGGGTTAATTGCTAACGTCGGCCAGGGCGCTCGCCGTTATGGATTTCAAAGCTCCAGTTGAGACCGTTGTTGTTATCCCAGTTATCGGCGCTGTCTTTAAAGCAGATATTCAGGCGACTGGTATCTTCCACCCGGATGTTTTTCACCCAGCCGTAGCCGGTGCGCTCCATGCGGTAATCGCAGACATTCTGCCAGTTATTGGCGTCGCCGTAACCGGTATGCATCCATACCTGGTCGGCGCCGCAGGCATCCAGGAGGCCGTGGTAGAGGATTGTAACTTCATCGCCCGCAGTGATGGGTACGGGGTCGACCACCACCCCGCCGGGGTATTCGGCAGCCCGCATCTGCTGCAATCTGGTGCCCTCGTCGCTAACAAAGCGGCTGCGGTTTTTATCGCCCAAGGTGATTACCTCCCAGGGAAAATTTCTATAGTTTATCTTTCCCTGGAGCCGGGCCGGGCTATACGGCGGTCACGGCCGCCTTTTTCCGGGCTTCCTGGTAATCCTCATAGATGTGGGCCAGTTCCTTATCAAAGAGGGGGCGCTTGAGTTCCACCGCCAGGGCACGCACCCTGGCGAGGATAGCTGCGGCGTCTGCTTCTTCCAGGTGCACGCCGTACTCGGCAAACTTGGCCTTAATGGCCGCCGTGCCCGAGTGCTTGCCGATGACAATCTGCCGTTCCAGGCCGACCTCTTCCGGCGTCATTACTTCGTAGGTGCGCGGGTCCTTCAGGGCGCCGTCGGCATGAATACCGGACTCGTGGGCAAACATATTGCTGCCCACAACGGCTTTCCAGGCCGGTAGTTGCCGGCGTGCCACCAGGGAAACGTACTCGGCCAGCTCGCGGAACTGCTCGGTTTTAAACTTTAAGTCAATATTTTCCAGATATTTTAAGGCCATGACCACTTCCTCCAGGGCGGCGTTGCCGGCCCGTTCGCCCAGGCCCACCACCGTCACCCCGGCGTACTTGGCCCCGGCGCGGATGCCGGCCAGGGTATTGGCCGTTGCCATGCCAAAGTCGTTGTGCATGTGCATCTCTACATCCAGGCCCACTTCTTCGATCAACCATTTTATTTTTTCATAAGTGCCGAAGGGATCCATTATGCCCACCGTATCGCAGAAGCGCAGGCGGTCGGCGCCGGCCTCCCGGGCAGCCCGAGCAAACTGTAATAGGTAATCGGGATCGGTGCGGCTGGCGTCCTCGGCATTGACGGAGACGTAGAGGTTGTGCTTCTTGGCGAACTCGCAGGCCCGGGACATGGACTCAATGACCTTTTCCCTGGTGCTGCGCAGTTTGTGTTCGATATGGATATCAGAAGTAGAAATGGAGATGGCTACGGCATCGCAGCCACAATCGATGGAATGCCGGACATCGTCAATGACAGCCCGGTTCCAGCCCATGATACTCGCCCGCAAACCGGCATCGACAATCTCCTTGATGACCTTTTTCTCATCACCGCCCATGACCGGTACGCCGGCTTCAATTTGATCGACACCGATAGCGTCCAGCATCTTGGCAATGCGCAGTTTTTCACTGTTGGCAAAGACCACCCCGGCTGTTTGTTCGCCGTCCCGGAGGGTGGTATCGACGATTTTAATCTGTCCGCCCATTTTTTCACCCCTTTTTTGAAGGCTTTACGCCGGCATATTCTAGATGTATTCCGCAAAAAAATAACGTTTCCTGCCCGATATTAGCGAGAATCCAGTATACTTCACCGTCTCTTGAGCCAGTCAGCGGCGGCGTATTTCGCCCGCAGTTCCTTAAGGCGCCCTTTTTCTCCCTCCGTCAGCCCGCCCGGGACAAATTCCACGGCGTAGAGCCTGGTGAAGGCCCGGACAATATTCTCCTTTATTACCCCGGCCTCGACCCTGCGGCCCAGAACTTCTTCCAGGCCGCAGGCCTGGTGATAAAACTTCGCTAGGAGACGCTGGCGTACGGCCTCCGAGGGCATCTTCAGGACGGCGAAGAGATCGTCGCCATTCAGGGTGAGAACTATCGAACCGTGCTGGAGGACCACGCCGCCTTTACGGGTCTGGGCGCTACCCACCAGCTTGCGGCCGCCGCAGGTTATCTCGTACCAGGAGGGGGCGTCAAAACAGGCGGCTGTGGTATGCTCCTCGCGACCACCCTTACGGCCCGAGGCGATCTCCACCGGCGCCCCCAGCTCTCTAAGCCCTGCGGCCAGAGCCTTTGCCAGGCGCAGGTAAGAGGGGCGGATGCCACCGATCATCAGTGGATGATCCTCCCTGGCTACCACGCTGTAGGTTACTTCATCGTCGTGGAGAACGGCCCGGCCGCCCGTCAGGCGCCGGACCAGCCCCAGGCCCCGCTCCTTGACGGCCTCCAGATCGATTTCTTTCTCTAGCTGCTGGAAATAACCCAGGGAGATAGTGGGCGGCGACCAGGCGTAAAAACGTAAAGTAGGCGGCGTTTTTCCCTCCCGGTGCTCCAGGAGGATGGCCTCGTCTATGGCCATATTGGTGTAAGGATCGGATACGCCGGTATCGAGCAGGCGCCAGGTTTCAGCTGGCATAAATATACCTCCATGGACCTGAACGGACTGCATGACATTAATACTTTTTAAGGATATCATGATATCCGCAGGCTAATAAAACCAAAGTATCACCGTTCCGCTCAAAAATCACCCTGATGCTGATGCTGGCATAGGCCTCCCAAAAGGGTGTTCCTTTAATACGATGTACCTTCAGAGAAGGATGGCTCGGGTTTTGAGCCAGAAAAAGTATAGTTTTCAACACGTGCTTTTGAGCTTCCTTGCTTAACTCTTGAAACTGTTCCAAGAAACTATCAGTTCTTATTATCTGTGGCATTCTCCAGTTCTCCTAGCAATTCCTCAACATCGCTGTAAGTCTTAACCCGCCCCTCTGCCAGATCCCGCAAGCTATTCTTCATCCTCTCCTGCCATTCCCCGCTCCAGAAATACTCCTGTTCCCTAGGGTGCCAGTCAACCGGGACAAGGCGAAGGCTGTTGCTATTTTCCTCCAACTCTAAACGTACATAATCCCCCTCTTTAAGGCCCAGTTTCTTCGCCAGTTGGCCTATACTGATAAGCATCCTCTTCTGTATCTGCTGAATTACCGCATATTCCTGTTTCACGTTTATCGCACTCCTTATTGATTCCGTTCTTCTGTATTATAACACAGATTGAAAAAAAAGAATACCTACTTAACAAAGATAACCGAGGGTGTGCCGTACAGGTTCGCCAAAACGCTGATAAAAAAGCCGGCAGGCTTTAAGCCTGCCAATAGTAAAAGTAATCGTCTTCCTGTCTTTTACTACCTGCCCCGCCAGCGTAAAACCGGGTTCCTGGCAGCGCCCACCTCGTCCAGGCGCCGCACTGGGGTGTTATGGGGCGCCTGGTGCAGAGCCTCCGGGTTCTCAACTGCCTCTTTAGCAATAGCAATCAAAGCGTCGCAGAAGGCGTCCAGGTTCTCCCGGGGCTCCGTTTCCGTCGGTTCGATCATCATGGCCTCGCGGACAATGAGGGGGAAGTAGATGGTAGGCGCATGGAAACCGTAGTCCAGGAGGCGTTTGGCTATATCCAGGGTATGAACGCCGGCATCAGTTACCTCCTGGGACGGTGCGATGACAAACTCGTGCTTGCACAGCCGGTCGAAGGGCACCTTGAAGTAGGGCCTGAGGCGCGCCAGCATGTAGTTGGCATTCAAAACCGCCTGTTGGCTGACCCTCTTCAGGCCCGGGGCCCCCAGGGAGCGGATATAGGTGTAGGCCTTGACCATGACGCCGAAATTACCATAGAAGGAACGTACCTGGCCGATGCTCTGGGGCCGGTCGTAATCCAGGTAATACTGGCCGTCCTCCCGGCGAGCCACCACCGGCACCGGCAGGAAGGCAGCCAGGTGCTCCTTCACCCCCACCGGGCCGCTGCCGGGACCACCGCCGCCGTGGGGGGTGGAGAAGGTCTTGTGGAGGTTTAAGTGAACTACGTCAAAGCCCATATCTCCCGGCCTGGTGAGGCCCATGATGGCGTTCAGGTTGGCGCCGTCATAATAGAGGAGGCCGCCGGCTGCATGGACGATGGCTGCCATGGCCTCGATATTGCTCTCAAAGAGGCCCAGGGTGTTGGGGTTGGTCAGCATCAGGGCCGCCGTCCTGGGGCCGACGGCAGCCTTCAGGGCTTCAAGATCCACTAGCCCCCCCTCGTCGGAGGGTATCTGGACTACCTCCAGGCCGGCCATGGCGGCACTGGCCGGGTTGGTGCCATGGGCGGAATCCGGCACCAGCACCTGGCGCCGTTCCCGGTCACCGCGGCTCTGATGATAGGCGGCGATGACAGCCAGGCCGGTATACTCTCCGTGGGCGCCGGCGGCCGGCTGCAG
It encodes the following:
- a CDS encoding S-layer homology domain-containing protein, which translates into the protein MPYTDAGSLSSDSLGYVALSWGLGILKGNGSTFEPGHQVTRAEAAAALVRTLAVKM
- a CDS encoding MarC family protein, producing the protein MSVFFLHAVVSILAILNPIGNLPIFLSLVEGEATADQIATARRATLAAFGFLTLFVLLGNNILLFFGITLAAFRVAGSIILFSIGYKILQGRNIHSRSLAPDIHEDIMARDDVAITPLATPILAGPGSITTVMLLVGSEWRLRTILLTVAAIAVVTLGTYLIFRYATLITRHLGPMEMNIISRVMGLLLAVIAVQMGASGLLELFPGLGR
- a CDS encoding glycosyltransferase family 4 protein yields the protein MRILMLSWEYPPQSVGGLARHVEDLAISLAARHDVHVLTIGRPGEAFESRENGLTVHRVEAYPVHPPDFLVWVLQLNARFMEEAMILMRRYGPFQIIHAHDWLVAFTGRALKHAYHLPLIATIHATEAGRNRGLHNDMQRYINSVEWWLTYEAWRVIVCSRHMRQEVQGLFQLPADKITIIPNGVYSKKFRAGTVDPEVRRRYAAPNEKILFFVGRLVIEKGVQVLLEAMPRILSSCPEAKLVVAGRGPMEGQLQNRARELGIGHKVCFAGYIDDRTRNQLYRAARVAVFPSLYEPFGIVALEAMAAGTPVVASETGGLAEIITHGVDGMRAYPGNANSLADNILAVLQDDALVAKLSANGRRLVAEVYDWENIARRTADVYQEVYNQYRRTPWPERTPVIARLWRFVPYVAGDQDREQPLPLGGRYDLARYRATLVNQHRGRSEG
- the galT gene encoding galactose-1-phosphate uridylyltransferase; amino-acid sequence: MPELRQDPVSQRWVIIATERAKRPSDFKPPHQEKNGSTGCPFCPGHERETPPEVLAFRVAGTAPDTPGWRVRVVPNKFAALAPGDDVTIENRGLYRTMSGTGAHEVIIEGPDHNTFFPDMAPDHAVQVFKAWRQRYLQLSRDKKLQYIQLFKNHGRTAGASLEHPHSQLIATPLVPVTVSQEMDRFKSYWQEQESCLLCDVVEAELEAGARVTGFNSEFLAFCPFASRFPMETWIVPRRHQTGFGDCDDVQLKQLGAIVQETLGRLKKAAGDPPFNLVLHTAPLHQDDVIYHWHLELLPRLAIVAGFEWGTGIYINPTPPEIAAQSLNEIKLDQEALA
- the glgA gene encoding glycogen synthase GlgA, producing the protein MNKPLKILLVSPEVAPLAKTGGLADVAGSLPKALAAKGHEVRVAMPRYRQVKEVNYLTDLPVEMDGSLETAVIRQGKLPGEAGIPVYLIDNYKFFYRDGMYGYGDDAARFNFFCKAVLSMLPWLEFQPDIIHCNDWQTGPIPLFLKVKHEDNPFYRETATIYTIHNLQYQGTFPRNILKTMALSEEFFVPERLEFYGQVSYMKAGILYADLVNTVSKKYALEIQTPEYGERLDGLLRKRAADLRGILNGIDYEEFDPATDRRLAVNYDADHLEKKGENKAALQREMELPVRDVPVLGLISRLVSQKGLDLLAAILDPLMQQDLQFVLLGSGEDYYQQLFSRYKVKYRDKMAVKIGFDPVLAQHIYAGCDIFLMPSRFEPCGLGQMISLRYGAVPVVRATGGLEDTIKDLHQYPGVGNGFTFRDYQPQALLDTINRALHVYRHEPGEWRKLMRRGMAADFSWSASAGHYEEMYREALEKRRAAMFKVG
- a CDS encoding carbohydrate-binding protein; the protein is MGDKNRSRFVSDEGTRLQQMRAAEYPGGVVVDPVPITAGDEVTILYHGLLDACGADQVWMHTGYGDANNWQNVCDYRMERTGYGWVKNIRVEDTSRLNICFKDSADNWDNNNGLNWSFEIHNGERPGRR
- the nifV gene encoding homocitrate synthase, producing the protein MGGQIKIVDTTLRDGEQTAGVVFANSEKLRIAKMLDAIGVDQIEAGVPVMGGDEKKVIKEIVDAGLRASIMGWNRAVIDDVRHSIDCGCDAVAISISTSDIHIEHKLRSTREKVIESMSRACEFAKKHNLYVSVNAEDASRTDPDYLLQFARAAREAGADRLRFCDTVGIMDPFGTYEKIKWLIEEVGLDVEMHMHNDFGMATANTLAGIRAGAKYAGVTVVGLGERAGNAALEEVVMALKYLENIDLKFKTEQFRELAEYVSLVARRQLPAWKAVVGSNMFAHESGIHADGALKDPRTYEVMTPEEVGLERQIVIGKHSGTAAIKAKFAEYGVHLEEADAAAILARVRALAVELKRPLFDKELAHIYEDYQEARKKAAVTAV
- a CDS encoding lipoate--protein ligase family protein, which codes for MPAETWRLLDTGVSDPYTNMAIDEAILLEHREGKTPPTLRFYAWSPPTISLGYFQQLEKEIDLEAVKERGLGLVRRLTGGRAVLHDDEVTYSVVAREDHPLMIGGIRPSYLRLAKALAAGLRELGAPVEIASGRKGGREEHTTAACFDAPSWYEITCGGRKLVGSAQTRKGGVVLQHGSIVLTLNGDDLFAVLKMPSEAVRQRLLAKFYHQACGLEEVLGRRVEAGVIKENIVRAFTRLYAVEFVPGGLTEGEKGRLKELRAKYAAADWLKRR
- a CDS encoding type II toxin-antitoxin system RelE/ParE family toxin, with the translated sequence MPQIIRTDSFLEQFQELSKEAQKHVLKTILFLAQNPSHPSLKVHRIKGTPFWEAYASISIRVIFERNGDTLVLLACGYHDILKKY
- a CDS encoding transcriptional regulator; protein product: MKQEYAVIQQIQKRMLISIGQLAKKLGLKEGDYVRLELEENSNSLRLVPVDWHPREQEYFWSGEWQERMKNSLRDLAEGRVKTYSDVEELLGELENATDNKN
- the gcvPB gene encoding aminomethyl-transferring glycine dehydrogenase subunit GcvPB → MKTEPLLFELGAPGRQGYTLPECDVPGKVEDYLPEATRRRSDAALPELSEVEVVRHFTHLSTMNYGVDTGFYPLGSCTMKYNPKINEATANLPGFTGLHPLVPVEAAQGALELMYNLQEYLAEITGMDAITLQPAAGAHGEYTGLAVIAAYHQSRGDRERRQVLVPDSAHGTNPASAAMAGLEVVQIPSDEGGLVDLEALKAAVGPRTAALMLTNPNTLGLFESNIEAMAAIVHAAGGLLYYDGANLNAIMGLTRPGDMGFDVVHLNLHKTFSTPHGGGGPGSGPVGVKEHLAAFLPVPVVARREDGQYYLDYDRPQSIGQVRSFYGNFGVMVKAYTYIRSLGAPGLKRVSQQAVLNANYMLARLRPYFKVPFDRLCKHEFVIAPSQEVTDAGVHTLDIAKRLLDYGFHAPTIYFPLIVREAMMIEPTETEPRENLDAFCDALIAIAKEAVENPEALHQAPHNTPVRRLDEVGAARNPVLRWRGR